The following proteins are co-located in the Streptomyces sp. NBC_00435 genome:
- a CDS encoding ATP-binding protein, with translation MQTIEREDGGREMDVSGSVPPVKGDEPEVAAAPLAYEGVWRFTAPAVEESVPQARRAVRDLLGRQRVPADRDLVYSLLLIVSELVTNSVRHAALLSPEVAVEVAIGREWVRVAVEDNHPYRPKALEADFGQTGGRGLLLVREITLEAGGVCDVEHTSTGGKVIWAALPLTGAAASPAATPTSAV, from the coding sequence GTGCAGACGATCGAGCGTGAAGACGGGGGCCGGGAAATGGATGTCAGCGGGAGCGTCCCGCCAGTCAAGGGGGACGAGCCGGAGGTCGCGGCCGCCCCCCTCGCCTACGAGGGAGTGTGGCGATTCACGGCTCCCGCCGTAGAAGAATCCGTTCCGCAGGCCCGCCGCGCGGTCCGTGACCTGCTCGGCCGCCAGCGGGTGCCGGCGGACCGGGACCTGGTCTACTCCCTGCTGCTGATCGTCTCCGAACTGGTGACGAACTCGGTCCGGCACGCGGCCCTGCTCTCGCCGGAGGTCGCGGTCGAGGTCGCCATCGGCCGGGAGTGGGTACGGGTGGCGGTCGAGGACAACCACCCGTACCGCCCGAAGGCGCTGGAGGCCGATTTCGGCCAGACCGGCGGCCGGGGGCTCCTCCTCGTCAGGGAGATCACGCTGGAGGCCGGCGGGGTCTGCGACGTGGAACACACTTCTACGGGCGGCAAGGTGATCTGGGCGGCCCTGCCGCTCACCGGGGCGGCCGCCTCACCGGCCGCCACCCCGACCTCCGCGGTCTGA
- the idi gene encoding isopentenyl-diphosphate Delta-isomerase, with amino-acid sequence MPTTPATAANSATTGTGAQEPIMLELVDESGNTIGTAEKLSAHQAPGQLHRAFSVFLFDEQGRLLLQQRALGKYHSPGVWSNTCCGHPYPGESPFAAAARRTHEELGLSPSLLAQAGTVRYNHPDPASGLVEQEYNHLFVGLAQAALRPDPEEIADTAFVTAEELVKRHAEVPFSAWFMTVLDAARPAIRELTGDAAGW; translated from the coding sequence ATGCCGACCACACCAGCCACCGCCGCGAACAGCGCGACCACCGGCACCGGCGCTCAAGAGCCGATCATGCTCGAACTGGTCGACGAGTCCGGCAACACCATCGGCACGGCGGAGAAGCTCTCCGCCCATCAGGCGCCCGGTCAGCTGCACCGGGCGTTCTCCGTGTTCCTCTTCGACGAGCAGGGCCGGCTGCTGCTCCAGCAGCGCGCCCTCGGGAAGTACCACTCCCCCGGCGTCTGGTCGAACACGTGTTGCGGTCACCCCTACCCCGGGGAGTCGCCGTTCGCGGCCGCGGCCCGGCGGACCCACGAGGAGCTGGGGCTTTCGCCCTCACTGCTCGCGCAGGCGGGGACGGTGCGCTACAACCATCCGGACCCGGCGTCGGGGCTGGTGGAGCAGGAGTACAACCACCTGTTCGTGGGACTCGCGCAGGCGGCTCTGCGGCCGGATCCGGAGGAGATCGCTGACACGGCCTTCGTGACCGCCGAGGAGCTGGTGAAGCGGCACGCCGAGGTGCCTTTCTCGGCCTGGTTCATGACCGTGCTGGACGCGGCCCGGCCGGCGATCCGCGAGCTCACGGGTGACGCGGCGGGCTGGTAG